One part of the Oncorhynchus kisutch isolate 150728-3 linkage group LG22, Okis_V2, whole genome shotgun sequence genome encodes these proteins:
- the LOC109867387 gene encoding teashirt homolog 3-like produces the protein MPRRKQEAPKRAAAYSPEEMKEEVEEEDVDFPEEVESSENDLLTKEPLGDQDSIAGAELSAQEMDSESHVSEASDPLSDFETASVKSEGPAKELLNGTGVRVGTPLGLDTPLAQDTLEQMKAIYSSFLTNSYWSPLNFNSALTQTPSPVEKPPRTSSTSSSCSSSSYDWHQSAVAKSLQQQASQSLYNPPPSEPSIFSTVQLHRQNPRLYGNIFTGASKFRCKGCSAAYDTLVDLTVHMNDTGHYRDDNHDRGANGARGRWSKPRKRSLLELEGKEDAAKVLKCMYCGHSFESLQDLSVHMIKTKHYQKVPLKEPLAPVAAKMISRKRGPLSGSLDLPGSPRSREVTPKPKAFVGSDHNIPSNKASNPYITPNNRFGHQNGASYTWQFESRKSQILKCMECGSSHNTLQELTAHMMVTGHFLRVTNGNPPSKRGRPVPEATSPSPVQATPTNEEQVQSIPLAPSTFSPPPPSAVSPRAISPPLKDIKKEEMEEEFTQDMVSHDKQVLNGDDDDEVEEKFDISTKYNYLTEEDLKESPKGGFDILKSLENTVTSAINKAQSGNPSWGGYPSIHAAYQFPNSLNMPQGSPEKSSPVKYLFSGGEGGLSSLSMSQSPIFPPDSQSSALPHLNNFQAMEELVKKVTEKVAKVERRVKSEVSPKKEVNLSPYSSEGWESTGADSPREWRSVTLASSNRGSHSDRVSLSERECMREMIQSPASALSCSTAFITGHNPLEQPFVNPLSALQSVMNIHLGKAAKPTLPSQDPLSLMSRLSQTMAERAAVAAPPTHNKKHPVPAARSSVCQSSDDQPMDLTKGKSDRGGSIGSAPLTPSSTASSISPSSMVIPAKMTVVSPFTSSSPHHENALSDISDMLRNLTQSAHHISMPPSRTRITERVTDMVGSTTAEDAEGSMANKRKGRQSNWNPQHLILLQAQFSSSLRQTTEGKYIMSDLSPQERMHVSRFTGLSMTTISHWLANVKYQLRRTGRTKFLKNLDSGHPVFFCSECASQIRTPTAYICHLEAHLGFRLKDLAKLSPKQTLRDSLKGGSDKLPQPDPFLLSSPPSSQSLEEASGTVYRCQLCIRKFASKHAIKLHLSKSHGMSPEDHLLYVSEMEKHK, from the coding sequence CCTACTCTCCagaggagatgaaggaggaggtggaagaagaggatgtGGACTTTCCAGAGGAGGTAGAGAGCTCAGAAAATGACCTTCTCACCAAAGAGCCACTGGGTGACCAGGACTCCATTGCTGGGGCTGAGCTCTCTGCTCAGGAGATGGACAGTGAATCACACGTGAGCGAGGCCAGCGACCCCCTGTCAGACTTTGAGACCGCCTCAGTCAAATCTGAGGGGCCTGCCAAAGAGCTTCTGAATGGCACAGGGGTGAGGGTAGGGACCCCCTTGGGCCTGGACACTCCCTTGGCGCAGGACACCCTGGAACAGATGAAGGCAATCTACTCCAGCTTCCTGACAAACTCCTATTGGTCACCCCTGAACTTTAACTCAGCCCTGACACAGACACCATCACCCGTGGAGAAGCCACCGCGGACTAGCAGCACTAGCAGTagctgcagcagcagtagttatgACTGGCACCAGTCCGCAGTGGCTAAATCCCTGCAGCAGCAGGCCTCTCAGAGCCTCTACAACCCTCCTCCCTCAGAGCCCAGTATCTTCAGCACAGTGCAGCTCCACAGGCAGAACCCCAGACTGTACGGCAACATCTTCACCGGGGCCAGCAAATTTCGCTGCAAGGGTTGCAGCGCTGCCTACGACACCCTGGTGGACCTCACTGTGCACATGAATGATACGGGTCACTACCGCGATGACAACCACGATAGGGGAGCCAATGGGGCCAGGGGGCGCTGGTCCAAGCCTCGCAAGCGCTCCCTGCTGGAGCTGGAGGGCAAGGAGGATGCCGCGAAGGTGTTGAAGTGCATGTACTGTGGCCACTCCTTCGAGTCCCTGCAGGACCTGAGCGTTCACATGATCAAGACCAAACACTACCAGAAAGTGCCTCTGAAGGAACCCTTGGCCCCTGTGGCAGCCAAAATGATCTCAAGGAAGAGAGGCCCACTCTCTGGGAGCCTGGACCTCCCTGGCTCCCCACGCTCAAGAGAGGTGACCCCCAAACCCAAAGCCTTTGTAGGTAGTGACCACAACATCCCATCCAACAAGGCTTCCAACCCCTACATCACCCCCAACAACCGCTTTGGCCACCAGAACGGCGCCAGCTATACATGGCAGTTCGAATCTCGCAAGTCCCAGATCCTCAAGTGCATGGAGTGCGGGAGTTCCCACAATACATTGCAGGAGCTGACCGCCCACATGATGGTGACAGGTCACTTCCTCAGGGTCACCAACGGCAACCCCCCTAGTAAGAGAGGTAGGCCAGTCCCAGAGGCCACGTCCCCCAGCCCTGTACAGGCCACGCCCACCAATGAGGAGCAGGTTCAATCTATCCCATTAGCTCCTTCTAcattctcccctcctccaccctctgccGTATCACCCCGAGctatctcccctcccctcaaagacattaagaaagaggagatggaggaagagttTACTCAGGACATGGTTAGCCATGACAAGCAGGTGTTGAACGGGGACGATGAtgatgaggtggaggagaagtTTGACATCTCCACCAAGTATAACTATCTGACTGAGGAGGACCTGAAAGAGAGCCCCAAAGGCGGCTTCGACATCCTCAAGTCCCTGGAGAACACGGTGACATCAGCGATCAACAAAGCCCAGAGTGGTAACCCCAGCTGGGGGGGATACCCCAGTATCCACGCTGCCTATCAGTTCCCCAACTCCCTGAATATGCCCCAGGGTAGCCCTGAGAAGAGCTCCCCTGTCAAGTACCTGttcagtggaggggagggggggcttTCCTCCCTCAGCATGTCCCAGTCTCCGATCTTCCCACCCGATAGTCAGAGCTCTGCCCTCCCCCACCTCAACAACTTCCAGGCCATGGAGGAGCTGGTGAAGAAGGTGACAGAGAAAGTGGCCAAAGTGGAGAGGAGGGTAAAGAGCGAGGTGTCCCCCAAGAAAGAGGTGAACCTCTCACCCTATAGCAGTGAGGGGTGGGAATCCACTGGAGCAGACTCACCCCGAGAGTGGAGGTCAGTGACCCTGGCTAGCAGCAACAGAGGTAGCCATAGCGACAGGGTCTCACTGTCCGAGAGAGAGTGCATGAGAGAAATGATCCAATCGCCTGCCTCCGCTTTGAGCTGCAGCACAGCCTTCATAACAGGCCACAACCCTCTGGAGCAGCCCTTTGTTAACCCTTTAAGTGCCCTTCAGTCTGTGATGAATATCCACCTGGGGAAAGCAGCCAAGCCCACCCTGCCCAGCCAGGACCCTCTCAGTCTGATGTCCAGGCTGAGCCAGACTATGGCCGAGAGGGCCGCCGTGGCCGCTCCCCCCACGCACAACAAAAAACACCCAGTGCCCGCGGCTCGTAGTAGTGTCTGTCAGTCCAGTGATGACCAGCCCATGGACCTGACCAAAGGGAAGAGTGATCGAGGTGGTTCTATTGGCTCTGCTCCTCTGACTCCCTCCTCAACAGCCTCTTCTATCTCCCCTTCCTCAATGGTGATCCCTGCTAAAATGACCGTGGTCTCTCCCTTCACATCCAGCAGCCCTCACCATGAAAACGCCCTGTCGGACATCTCCGACATGTTGAGGAACCTGACACAATCAGCACACCACATCTCCATGCCTCCCTCACGGACCAGGATCACAGAGCGGGTCACAGACATGGTGGGCTCCACCACCGCAGAGGATGCTGAGGGGTCCATGGCCAATAAGAGGAAGGGGCGTCAGTCCAACTGGAACCCCCAGCACCTGATCCTCCTGCAGGCCCAGTTCTCCTCCAGCCTCAGGCAGACGACCGAGGGGAAGTACATCATGTCTGACCTGAGCCCCCAGGAGAGGATGCACGTGTCCCGTTTCACTGGCCTTTCCATGACTACCATCAGCCACTGGCTGGCCAATGTCAAGTACCAGCTTAGGAGGACTGGCCGGACCAAGTTCCTCAAGAACCTGGACTCGGGCCACCCAGTGTTCTTCTGCAGCGAGTGTGCTTCACAGATCCGGACCCCCACTGCCTACATTTGCCACCTTGAGGCCCACCTGGGCTTCAGACTGAAGGACCTGGCCAAGCTCTCCCCCAAACAGACCCTGAGGGACTCCTTGAAGGGTGGGTCTGATAAACTGCCCCAACCggaccccttcctcctctcttctccaccctcctcccagtCACTGGAGGAGGCCAGTGGGACTGTGTACCGGTGCCAGCTGTGTATCCGTAAGTTTGCCAGTAAGCATGCCATCAAGCTCCACCTCAGTAAGAGCCACGGGATGTCCCCGGAGGACCACCTGCTGTATGTCTCTGAGATGGAGAAACACAAGTAG